A portion of the Manihot esculenta cultivar AM560-2 chromosome 2, M.esculenta_v8, whole genome shotgun sequence genome contains these proteins:
- the LOC110610167 gene encoding uncharacterized protein LOC110610167, whose protein sequence is MASGWMRSLQCKSRAAEDVFIPNPKHLIPSSSCRKSAQSIKDVIDTATSTMQQRPTKPKHHFHHHQRQKQQKSTTISPNHTKPKPKPEPVSAPASRSRSARNPDPLFPALTEVPDGHPSRNVVEIIFHTSWSNKSFPGRIEMIFKVHNGSRTVSRFEEYREMVITRAGLSGGSTWEENARCVADGNEMMRFYCLGPTGGVHEARGGAWVFPGGKGAAICTFSGSGGAHESAGGGSGRRAMLVCRVIAGRVSKQMELESLLKGQVGFDSVSGENGQLLVFDHRAVLPCFLIIYKL, encoded by the coding sequence ATGGCGAGCGGGTGGATGAGGTCTCTGCAATGTAAATCCAGAGCTGCTGAAGACGTTTTTATCCCCAACCCCAAACATTTAATACCCAGTTCCAGTTGCAGGAAGAGCGCTCAGAGCATCAAAGACGTTATTGATACCGCCACTTCCACCATGCAACAGAGACCCACAAAGCCCAAGCACCATTTCCACCACCACCAGCGACAGAAGCAACAGAAATCCACTACCATTTCCCCAAACCACACCAAACCCAAACCTAAGCCCGAACCCGTGTCGGCTCCCGCTTCACGTTCTCGTTCTGCCCGTAACCCCGACCCGCTATTTCCGGCCCTGACCGAGGTTCCCGACGGCCACCCTTCACGTAATGTTGTAGAAATTATATTCCACACAAGCTGGAGTAACAAGTCTTTCCCAGGTCGGATCGAGATGATTTTCAAAGTCCACAACGGGTCGAGAACAGTATCACGGTTCGAAGAGTATAGGGAGATGGTAATAACCCGAGCCGGATTGTCTGGAGGGAGCACGTGGGAGGAGAATGCTCGGTGCGTCGCGGACGGGAATGAGATGATGCGATTCTACTGTCTGGGTCCCACAGGAGGCGTTCATGAAGCCCGTGGAGGCGCGTGGGTTTTCCCGGGAGGAAAGGGGGCTGCGATTTGCACATTTTCAGGGAGCGGCGGAGCGCACGAGAGTGCTGGAGGTGGGAGTGGAAGGAGAGCGATGCTAGTGTGCCGAGTGATAGCGGGTCGGGTATCGAAACAGATGGAGTTGGAATCGTTGTTGAAGGGGCAGGTCGGATTTGACTCGGTGAGTGGGGAAAATGGGCAGTTGCTGGTGTTTGATCACCGTGCAGTGTTACCGTGCTTTCTTATTATCTATAAATTGTAA
- the LOC110606218 gene encoding adenine phosphoribosyltransferase 4 isoform X2, with product MSAYREQDPRINGIQTKIGVVPDFPREGIMFQDITTLLLDPKAFKDTIDLFVERYKGENISVVAGIEARGFIFGPPIALAIGAKFVPMRKPKKLPGEVIKEDYDLEYGSDCLEMHVGAVHSGERALVVDDLIATGGTLRAAINLLERVGAEVVECACVIELPDLKGREKLNGKPLYVLVESH from the exons ATGTCGGCTTACAGAGAGCAAGATCCTCGTATCAATGGCATCCAAACTAAGATTGGAGTCGTGCCCGATTTCCCCAGAGAAG GTATCATGTTTCAGGATATCACAACTCTATTACTGGATCCTAAAGCATTCAAGGACACGATCGATTTGTTCGTTGAGCGATACAAAGGGGAAAACATTTCAGTTGTTGCAG GCATAGAAGCCCGAGGATTCATTTTTGGACCTCCTATTGCTTTGGCAATTGGAGCAAAGTTTGTTCCAATGAGAAAACCAAAGAAATTGCCAG GTGAAGTTATTAAAGAAGATTACGATCTGGAATACGGAAGTGACTGCCTTGAGATGCATGTTGGAGCAGTCCATTCAGGTGAACGTGCTTTGGTGGTTGATGATTTGATTGCCACTGGTGGCACTCTGCGTGCTGCTATAAATTTACTGG AACGTGTTGGAGCAGAAGTTGTTGAATGTGCTTGTGTAATCGAATTACCAGATTTAAAG GGTCGAGAGAAATTGAATGGGAAGCCCTTGTATGTACTTGTGGAATCCCATTAG
- the LOC110609622 gene encoding oxysterol-binding protein-related protein 2A isoform X2 — MVMKMRVKEMHPLCCISLESPGIGDQSPEASLTRARSLPAGFSGGSDGNVGRITAGSEATVAGVLYKWTNYGKGWRSRWFLLKNGVLSYSKIRRPENLNLLTPSDDVRLIGEISTNRLSRMDSGSYRRKQQKSVGIVQLKISSFRESKSDDRRFYIFTATKTLHLRTDSRRDRVDWIQALVSTRSLFPSRSLNDSLSLVPKDLSISAERLKKRLLEEGISENLVKECEQIMLSEFSEVQGQLQVLCEERSNLLDTLRQLEAANIEAETSGIPFVEFQLRRHEFSSLGRGKFSECSTTESSDDIEKQELEEVSEEDEASFYDTKEYFTEPTIIRESIKGAASQCKKYREHNQIDDEEKMLVKEQLCQSGYPHIERRKKLPDPVEKEKGVSLWSMIKDNVGKDLTRVCLPVYFNEPISSLQKCFEDLEYSYLLDRAYEYGKGGNSLLRILNVAAFAVSGYASSEGRHCKPFNPLLGETYEADYPDKGVRFFSEKVSHHPTLIACHCEGRGWKFWGDSNLRTKFWGRSIQLDPVGVLSLEFDDGEIFQWSKVTTTIYNLILGKVYCDHHGTMHIHGNRQYSCKLKFKEQSILDRNPHQVNGFVEDVTGKKFATVFGKWDDSMYYTECDGTSKTRDCNSSSTATLLWKSTKPPPNVTRYNLTSFAITLNELTTGLQEKLPPTDSRLRPDQRHLENGEYEKANAEKQRLEKRQRMSRKLQEHGWKPRWFQREGENGSFRYVGGYWEAREQGNWEGCPNIFGEFNEDIGESSEGF, encoded by the exons ATGGTAATGAAAATGAGGGTCAAGGAAATGCACCCATTGTGCTGCATCTCGCTGGAGAGTCCCGGCATCGGGGACCAGTCTCCGGAGGCATCGTTGACCAGGGCGAGATCCTTGCCGGCTGGGTTTTCCGGTGGATCTGATGGCAATGTGGGGCGGATTACAGCGGGATCGGAGGCTACTGTTGCTGGAGTGCTCTATAAGTGGACGAATTACGGCAAGGGGTGGAGATCACGGTGGTTCCTACTTAAAAACGGTGTACTTTCTTACTCAAAGATTCGGCGGCCAGAGAATCTGAATTTGTTAACTCCTAGTGATGACGTCAGGCTGATCGGAGAAATCTCTACCAATCGGCTATCGAGGATGGACAGTGGAAGTTACCGCCGGAAGCAGCAGAAAAGTGTTGGCATTGTTCAATTAAAG ATCTCGTCATTCCGAGAGAGCAAATCAGATGACAGGCGATTTTACATATTTACAGCTACGAAGACGCTTCATCTGAGAACTGATTCAAGAAGAGATAGAGTGGATTGGATACAAGCTTTGGTCTCAACGAGGAGCCTCTTTCCATCAAGATCACTAAATGATAGTCTCTCTCTTGTACCAAAAGATTTGTCTATTTCAGCTGAAAGGCTTAAAAAGCGCTTACTTGAAGAAGGTATCAGTGAGAACCTAGTCAAGGAATGTGAGCAGATCATGCTGTCTGAATTCTCTGAAGTACAAGGACAACTTCAAGTACTTTGCGAGGAACGCTCTAATTTACTAGACACATTGAGGCAGTTAGAG GCAGCCAATATTGAAGCCGAAACATCTGGAATTCCATTTGTTGAATTTCAACTGAGAAGGCATGAATTTTCAAGTTTAGGGCGTGGGAAATTTAGTG AATGTAGCACAACAGAATCATCTGACGATATTGAGAAACAAGAGCTTGAGGAAGTATCAGAAGAAGATGAGGCCTCCTTCTATGATACAAAAGAATATTTTACTGAACCTACTATTATTCGTGAGTCAATAAAAGGAGCTGCCAGTCAATGTAAGAAATACAGGGAACACAACCAAATTGATGATGAGGAGAAAATGCTTGTGAAGGAGCAACTATGTCAGTCTGGATATCCACATATTGAAAGGCGAAAGAAGCTTCCTGACCCAGTTGAGAAGGAGAAAGGGGTCAGTCTTTGGTCTATGATCAAAGACAATGTAGGAAAGGATCTCACGCGAGTTTGTCTCCCTGTTTACTTCAATGAACCAATATCCTCTCTTCAGAAATGCTTCGAGGACTTGGAGTATTCTTATCTTTTGGACCGAGCATATGAGTATGGAAAAGGA GGAAATAGTCTCCTAAGGATCTTAAATGTTGCTGCATTTGCGGTTTCTGGATATGCTTCTTCTGAAGGCCGACACTGTAAACCCTTCAATCCTTTGCTAGGCGAAACTTATGAAGCTGACTATCCTGATAAAGGAGTTCGTTTTTTCTCTGAGAAG GTTAGTCATCACCCAACTCTTATTGCCTGCCACTGTGAAGGCAGAGGCTGGAAGTTTTGGGGTGACAGCAACCTCCGCACAAAATTTTGGGGGCGGTCAATTCAGCTTGATCCTGTTGGAGTCCTGTCCCTGGAGTTTGATGATGGTGAAATATTCCAATGGAGCAAG GTGACAACAACAATTTACAATCTTATCCTTGGTAAAGTGTACTGTGATCACCATGGAACAATGCATATACATGGGAATCGACAATATTCATGCAAACTCAAGTTCAAGGAACAATCTATTCTTGACAGAAATCCTCACCAG GTTAATGGGTTTGTTGAAGATGTTACGGGAAAAAAGTTTGCCACAGTATTTGGGAAGTGGGACGACAGCATGTATTATACGGAATGCGATGGAACTAGCAAGACAAGAGATTGCAATTCCTCATCTACTGCCACCTTGCTCTGGAAAAGTACTAAGCCACCTCCTAATGTCACTCGCTACAACTTAACATCATTTGCAATCACTCTAAATGAGTTAACAACTGGACTGCAG GAGAAGCTCCCACCTACGGATTCCAGACTTAGACCAGACCAACGGCATCTGGAGAATGGGGAATACGAGAAAGCAAATGCAGAGAAACAACGGTTGGAGAAGCGGCAGAGAATG TCGAGGAAATTACAAGAGCATGGATGGAAGCCCAGGTGGTTTCAAAGAGAAGGTGAAAATGGATCTTTCCGCTATGTGGGAGGGTACTGGGAAGCACGAGAGCAAGGAAATTGGGAGGGATGCCCAAATATTTTTGGTGAATTCAATGAAGATATTGGAGAGTCCTCTGAAGGTTTTTAA
- the LOC110609622 gene encoding oxysterol-binding protein-related protein 2A isoform X4, which yields MLSEFSEVQGQLQVLCEERSNLLDTLRQLEAANIEAETSGIPFVEFQLRRHEFSSLGRGKFSECSTTESSDDIEKQELEEVSEEDEASFYDTKEYFTEPTIIRESIKGAASQCKKYREHNQIDDEEKMLVKEQLCQSGYPHIERRKKLPDPVEKEKGVSLWSMIKDNVGKDLTRVCLPVYFNEPISSLQKCFEDLEYSYLLDRAYEYGKGGNSLLRILNVAAFAVSGYASSEGRHCKPFNPLLGETYEADYPDKGVRFFSEKVSHHPTLIACHCEGRGWKFWGDSNLRTKFWGRSIQLDPVGVLSLEFDDGEIFQWSKVTTTIYNLILGKVYCDHHGTMHIHGNRQYSCKLKFKEQSILDRNPHQVNGFVEDVTGKKFATVFGKWDDSMYYTECDGTSKTRDCNSSSTATLLWKSTKPPPNVTRYNLTSFAITLNELTTGLQIKEKLPPTDSRLRPDQRHLENGEYEKANAEKQRLEKRQRMSRKLQEHGWKPRWFQREGENGSFRYVGGYWEAREQGNWEGCPNIFGEFNEDIGESSEGF from the exons ATGCTGTCTGAATTCTCTGAAGTACAAGGACAACTTCAAGTACTTTGCGAGGAACGCTCTAATTTACTAGACACATTGAGGCAGTTAGAG GCAGCCAATATTGAAGCCGAAACATCTGGAATTCCATTTGTTGAATTTCAACTGAGAAGGCATGAATTTTCAAGTTTAGGGCGTGGGAAATTTAGTG AATGTAGCACAACAGAATCATCTGACGATATTGAGAAACAAGAGCTTGAGGAAGTATCAGAAGAAGATGAGGCCTCCTTCTATGATACAAAAGAATATTTTACTGAACCTACTATTATTCGTGAGTCAATAAAAGGAGCTGCCAGTCAATGTAAGAAATACAGGGAACACAACCAAATTGATGATGAGGAGAAAATGCTTGTGAAGGAGCAACTATGTCAGTCTGGATATCCACATATTGAAAGGCGAAAGAAGCTTCCTGACCCAGTTGAGAAGGAGAAAGGGGTCAGTCTTTGGTCTATGATCAAAGACAATGTAGGAAAGGATCTCACGCGAGTTTGTCTCCCTGTTTACTTCAATGAACCAATATCCTCTCTTCAGAAATGCTTCGAGGACTTGGAGTATTCTTATCTTTTGGACCGAGCATATGAGTATGGAAAAGGA GGAAATAGTCTCCTAAGGATCTTAAATGTTGCTGCATTTGCGGTTTCTGGATATGCTTCTTCTGAAGGCCGACACTGTAAACCCTTCAATCCTTTGCTAGGCGAAACTTATGAAGCTGACTATCCTGATAAAGGAGTTCGTTTTTTCTCTGAGAAG GTTAGTCATCACCCAACTCTTATTGCCTGCCACTGTGAAGGCAGAGGCTGGAAGTTTTGGGGTGACAGCAACCTCCGCACAAAATTTTGGGGGCGGTCAATTCAGCTTGATCCTGTTGGAGTCCTGTCCCTGGAGTTTGATGATGGTGAAATATTCCAATGGAGCAAG GTGACAACAACAATTTACAATCTTATCCTTGGTAAAGTGTACTGTGATCACCATGGAACAATGCATATACATGGGAATCGACAATATTCATGCAAACTCAAGTTCAAGGAACAATCTATTCTTGACAGAAATCCTCACCAG GTTAATGGGTTTGTTGAAGATGTTACGGGAAAAAAGTTTGCCACAGTATTTGGGAAGTGGGACGACAGCATGTATTATACGGAATGCGATGGAACTAGCAAGACAAGAGATTGCAATTCCTCATCTACTGCCACCTTGCTCTGGAAAAGTACTAAGCCACCTCCTAATGTCACTCGCTACAACTTAACATCATTTGCAATCACTCTAAATGAGTTAACAACTGGACTGCAG ATTAAGGAGAAGCTCCCACCTACGGATTCCAGACTTAGACCAGACCAACGGCATCTGGAGAATGGGGAATACGAGAAAGCAAATGCAGAGAAACAACGGTTGGAGAAGCGGCAGAGAATG TCGAGGAAATTACAAGAGCATGGATGGAAGCCCAGGTGGTTTCAAAGAGAAGGTGAAAATGGATCTTTCCGCTATGTGGGAGGGTACTGGGAAGCACGAGAGCAAGGAAATTGGGAGGGATGCCCAAATATTTTTGGTGAATTCAATGAAGATATTGGAGAGTCCTCTGAAGGTTTTTAA
- the LOC110609622 gene encoding oxysterol-binding protein-related protein 2A isoform X3 has translation MNSEAIKRLGRRVVCFSAVVIKRGFRSPPALISSFRESKSDDRRFYIFTATKTLHLRTDSRRDRVDWIQALVSTRSLFPSRSLNDSLSLVPKDLSISAERLKKRLLEEGISENLVKECEQIMLSEFSEVQGQLQVLCEERSNLLDTLRQLEAANIEAETSGIPFVEFQLRRHEFSSLGRGKFSECSTTESSDDIEKQELEEVSEEDEASFYDTKEYFTEPTIIRESIKGAASQCKKYREHNQIDDEEKMLVKEQLCQSGYPHIERRKKLPDPVEKEKGVSLWSMIKDNVGKDLTRVCLPVYFNEPISSLQKCFEDLEYSYLLDRAYEYGKGGNSLLRILNVAAFAVSGYASSEGRHCKPFNPLLGETYEADYPDKGVRFFSEKVSHHPTLIACHCEGRGWKFWGDSNLRTKFWGRSIQLDPVGVLSLEFDDGEIFQWSKVTTTIYNLILGKVYCDHHGTMHIHGNRQYSCKLKFKEQSILDRNPHQVNGFVEDVTGKKFATVFGKWDDSMYYTECDGTSKTRDCNSSSTATLLWKSTKPPPNVTRYNLTSFAITLNELTTGLQIKEKLPPTDSRLRPDQRHLENGEYEKANAEKQRLEKRQRMSRKLQEHGWKPRWFQREGENGSFRYVGGYWEAREQGNWEGCPNIFGEFNEDIGESSEGF, from the exons ATGAACAGTGAAGCTATCAAACGGTTGGGAAGGCGTGTAGTGTGTTTCTCCGCAGTAGTTATAAAACGGGGGTTTCGTTCGCCGCCGGCTTTG ATCTCGTCATTCCGAGAGAGCAAATCAGATGACAGGCGATTTTACATATTTACAGCTACGAAGACGCTTCATCTGAGAACTGATTCAAGAAGAGATAGAGTGGATTGGATACAAGCTTTGGTCTCAACGAGGAGCCTCTTTCCATCAAGATCACTAAATGATAGTCTCTCTCTTGTACCAAAAGATTTGTCTATTTCAGCTGAAAGGCTTAAAAAGCGCTTACTTGAAGAAGGTATCAGTGAGAACCTAGTCAAGGAATGTGAGCAGATCATGCTGTCTGAATTCTCTGAAGTACAAGGACAACTTCAAGTACTTTGCGAGGAACGCTCTAATTTACTAGACACATTGAGGCAGTTAGAG GCAGCCAATATTGAAGCCGAAACATCTGGAATTCCATTTGTTGAATTTCAACTGAGAAGGCATGAATTTTCAAGTTTAGGGCGTGGGAAATTTAGTG AATGTAGCACAACAGAATCATCTGACGATATTGAGAAACAAGAGCTTGAGGAAGTATCAGAAGAAGATGAGGCCTCCTTCTATGATACAAAAGAATATTTTACTGAACCTACTATTATTCGTGAGTCAATAAAAGGAGCTGCCAGTCAATGTAAGAAATACAGGGAACACAACCAAATTGATGATGAGGAGAAAATGCTTGTGAAGGAGCAACTATGTCAGTCTGGATATCCACATATTGAAAGGCGAAAGAAGCTTCCTGACCCAGTTGAGAAGGAGAAAGGGGTCAGTCTTTGGTCTATGATCAAAGACAATGTAGGAAAGGATCTCACGCGAGTTTGTCTCCCTGTTTACTTCAATGAACCAATATCCTCTCTTCAGAAATGCTTCGAGGACTTGGAGTATTCTTATCTTTTGGACCGAGCATATGAGTATGGAAAAGGA GGAAATAGTCTCCTAAGGATCTTAAATGTTGCTGCATTTGCGGTTTCTGGATATGCTTCTTCTGAAGGCCGACACTGTAAACCCTTCAATCCTTTGCTAGGCGAAACTTATGAAGCTGACTATCCTGATAAAGGAGTTCGTTTTTTCTCTGAGAAG GTTAGTCATCACCCAACTCTTATTGCCTGCCACTGTGAAGGCAGAGGCTGGAAGTTTTGGGGTGACAGCAACCTCCGCACAAAATTTTGGGGGCGGTCAATTCAGCTTGATCCTGTTGGAGTCCTGTCCCTGGAGTTTGATGATGGTGAAATATTCCAATGGAGCAAG GTGACAACAACAATTTACAATCTTATCCTTGGTAAAGTGTACTGTGATCACCATGGAACAATGCATATACATGGGAATCGACAATATTCATGCAAACTCAAGTTCAAGGAACAATCTATTCTTGACAGAAATCCTCACCAG GTTAATGGGTTTGTTGAAGATGTTACGGGAAAAAAGTTTGCCACAGTATTTGGGAAGTGGGACGACAGCATGTATTATACGGAATGCGATGGAACTAGCAAGACAAGAGATTGCAATTCCTCATCTACTGCCACCTTGCTCTGGAAAAGTACTAAGCCACCTCCTAATGTCACTCGCTACAACTTAACATCATTTGCAATCACTCTAAATGAGTTAACAACTGGACTGCAG ATTAAGGAGAAGCTCCCACCTACGGATTCCAGACTTAGACCAGACCAACGGCATCTGGAGAATGGGGAATACGAGAAAGCAAATGCAGAGAAACAACGGTTGGAGAAGCGGCAGAGAATG TCGAGGAAATTACAAGAGCATGGATGGAAGCCCAGGTGGTTTCAAAGAGAAGGTGAAAATGGATCTTTCCGCTATGTGGGAGGGTACTGGGAAGCACGAGAGCAAGGAAATTGGGAGGGATGCCCAAATATTTTTGGTGAATTCAATGAAGATATTGGAGAGTCCTCTGAAGGTTTTTAA
- the LOC110606218 gene encoding adenine phosphoribosyltransferase 4 isoform X1 has product MSAYREQDPRINGIQTKIGVVPDFPREGIMFQDITTLLLDPKAFKDTIDLFVERYKGENISVVAGGGVHCLQSKIHQCVCIEARGFIFGPPIALAIGAKFVPMRKPKKLPGEVIKEDYDLEYGSDCLEMHVGAVHSGERALVVDDLIATGGTLRAAINLLERVGAEVVECACVIELPDLKGREKLNGKPLYVLVESH; this is encoded by the exons ATGTCGGCTTACAGAGAGCAAGATCCTCGTATCAATGGCATCCAAACTAAGATTGGAGTCGTGCCCGATTTCCCCAGAGAAG GTATCATGTTTCAGGATATCACAACTCTATTACTGGATCCTAAAGCATTCAAGGACACGATCGATTTGTTCGTTGAGCGATACAAAGGGGAAAACATTTCAGTTGTTGCAG GTGGTGGGGTCCATTGCTTACAGAGCAAAATCCACCAGTGTGTGT GCATAGAAGCCCGAGGATTCATTTTTGGACCTCCTATTGCTTTGGCAATTGGAGCAAAGTTTGTTCCAATGAGAAAACCAAAGAAATTGCCAG GTGAAGTTATTAAAGAAGATTACGATCTGGAATACGGAAGTGACTGCCTTGAGATGCATGTTGGAGCAGTCCATTCAGGTGAACGTGCTTTGGTGGTTGATGATTTGATTGCCACTGGTGGCACTCTGCGTGCTGCTATAAATTTACTGG AACGTGTTGGAGCAGAAGTTGTTGAATGTGCTTGTGTAATCGAATTACCAGATTTAAAG GGTCGAGAGAAATTGAATGGGAAGCCCTTGTATGTACTTGTGGAATCCCATTAG
- the LOC110609622 gene encoding oxysterol-binding protein-related protein 2A isoform X1 codes for MVMKMRVKEMHPLCCISLESPGIGDQSPEASLTRARSLPAGFSGGSDGNVGRITAGSEATVAGVLYKWTNYGKGWRSRWFLLKNGVLSYSKIRRPENLNLLTPSDDVRLIGEISTNRLSRMDSGSYRRKQQKSVGIVQLKISSFRESKSDDRRFYIFTATKTLHLRTDSRRDRVDWIQALVSTRSLFPSRSLNDSLSLVPKDLSISAERLKKRLLEEGISENLVKECEQIMLSEFSEVQGQLQVLCEERSNLLDTLRQLEAANIEAETSGIPFVEFQLRRHEFSSLGRGKFSECSTTESSDDIEKQELEEVSEEDEASFYDTKEYFTEPTIIRESIKGAASQCKKYREHNQIDDEEKMLVKEQLCQSGYPHIERRKKLPDPVEKEKGVSLWSMIKDNVGKDLTRVCLPVYFNEPISSLQKCFEDLEYSYLLDRAYEYGKGGNSLLRILNVAAFAVSGYASSEGRHCKPFNPLLGETYEADYPDKGVRFFSEKVSHHPTLIACHCEGRGWKFWGDSNLRTKFWGRSIQLDPVGVLSLEFDDGEIFQWSKVTTTIYNLILGKVYCDHHGTMHIHGNRQYSCKLKFKEQSILDRNPHQVNGFVEDVTGKKFATVFGKWDDSMYYTECDGTSKTRDCNSSSTATLLWKSTKPPPNVTRYNLTSFAITLNELTTGLQIKEKLPPTDSRLRPDQRHLENGEYEKANAEKQRLEKRQRMSRKLQEHGWKPRWFQREGENGSFRYVGGYWEAREQGNWEGCPNIFGEFNEDIGESSEGF; via the exons ATGGTAATGAAAATGAGGGTCAAGGAAATGCACCCATTGTGCTGCATCTCGCTGGAGAGTCCCGGCATCGGGGACCAGTCTCCGGAGGCATCGTTGACCAGGGCGAGATCCTTGCCGGCTGGGTTTTCCGGTGGATCTGATGGCAATGTGGGGCGGATTACAGCGGGATCGGAGGCTACTGTTGCTGGAGTGCTCTATAAGTGGACGAATTACGGCAAGGGGTGGAGATCACGGTGGTTCCTACTTAAAAACGGTGTACTTTCTTACTCAAAGATTCGGCGGCCAGAGAATCTGAATTTGTTAACTCCTAGTGATGACGTCAGGCTGATCGGAGAAATCTCTACCAATCGGCTATCGAGGATGGACAGTGGAAGTTACCGCCGGAAGCAGCAGAAAAGTGTTGGCATTGTTCAATTAAAG ATCTCGTCATTCCGAGAGAGCAAATCAGATGACAGGCGATTTTACATATTTACAGCTACGAAGACGCTTCATCTGAGAACTGATTCAAGAAGAGATAGAGTGGATTGGATACAAGCTTTGGTCTCAACGAGGAGCCTCTTTCCATCAAGATCACTAAATGATAGTCTCTCTCTTGTACCAAAAGATTTGTCTATTTCAGCTGAAAGGCTTAAAAAGCGCTTACTTGAAGAAGGTATCAGTGAGAACCTAGTCAAGGAATGTGAGCAGATCATGCTGTCTGAATTCTCTGAAGTACAAGGACAACTTCAAGTACTTTGCGAGGAACGCTCTAATTTACTAGACACATTGAGGCAGTTAGAG GCAGCCAATATTGAAGCCGAAACATCTGGAATTCCATTTGTTGAATTTCAACTGAGAAGGCATGAATTTTCAAGTTTAGGGCGTGGGAAATTTAGTG AATGTAGCACAACAGAATCATCTGACGATATTGAGAAACAAGAGCTTGAGGAAGTATCAGAAGAAGATGAGGCCTCCTTCTATGATACAAAAGAATATTTTACTGAACCTACTATTATTCGTGAGTCAATAAAAGGAGCTGCCAGTCAATGTAAGAAATACAGGGAACACAACCAAATTGATGATGAGGAGAAAATGCTTGTGAAGGAGCAACTATGTCAGTCTGGATATCCACATATTGAAAGGCGAAAGAAGCTTCCTGACCCAGTTGAGAAGGAGAAAGGGGTCAGTCTTTGGTCTATGATCAAAGACAATGTAGGAAAGGATCTCACGCGAGTTTGTCTCCCTGTTTACTTCAATGAACCAATATCCTCTCTTCAGAAATGCTTCGAGGACTTGGAGTATTCTTATCTTTTGGACCGAGCATATGAGTATGGAAAAGGA GGAAATAGTCTCCTAAGGATCTTAAATGTTGCTGCATTTGCGGTTTCTGGATATGCTTCTTCTGAAGGCCGACACTGTAAACCCTTCAATCCTTTGCTAGGCGAAACTTATGAAGCTGACTATCCTGATAAAGGAGTTCGTTTTTTCTCTGAGAAG GTTAGTCATCACCCAACTCTTATTGCCTGCCACTGTGAAGGCAGAGGCTGGAAGTTTTGGGGTGACAGCAACCTCCGCACAAAATTTTGGGGGCGGTCAATTCAGCTTGATCCTGTTGGAGTCCTGTCCCTGGAGTTTGATGATGGTGAAATATTCCAATGGAGCAAG GTGACAACAACAATTTACAATCTTATCCTTGGTAAAGTGTACTGTGATCACCATGGAACAATGCATATACATGGGAATCGACAATATTCATGCAAACTCAAGTTCAAGGAACAATCTATTCTTGACAGAAATCCTCACCAG GTTAATGGGTTTGTTGAAGATGTTACGGGAAAAAAGTTTGCCACAGTATTTGGGAAGTGGGACGACAGCATGTATTATACGGAATGCGATGGAACTAGCAAGACAAGAGATTGCAATTCCTCATCTACTGCCACCTTGCTCTGGAAAAGTACTAAGCCACCTCCTAATGTCACTCGCTACAACTTAACATCATTTGCAATCACTCTAAATGAGTTAACAACTGGACTGCAG ATTAAGGAGAAGCTCCCACCTACGGATTCCAGACTTAGACCAGACCAACGGCATCTGGAGAATGGGGAATACGAGAAAGCAAATGCAGAGAAACAACGGTTGGAGAAGCGGCAGAGAATG TCGAGGAAATTACAAGAGCATGGATGGAAGCCCAGGTGGTTTCAAAGAGAAGGTGAAAATGGATCTTTCCGCTATGTGGGAGGGTACTGGGAAGCACGAGAGCAAGGAAATTGGGAGGGATGCCCAAATATTTTTGGTGAATTCAATGAAGATATTGGAGAGTCCTCTGAAGGTTTTTAA